DNA from Frateuria edaphi:
CTGGTGGATGAGCTGATCGGCGCCGACCTGATCGTCGCCGGGGTGCCCATGTACAACTTCGGCATGCCGGCCGCGTTCAAGGCCTGGATCGACCAGATCGTGCGCGTCGGCCGCACGTTCGGCTTCGACCGCTCGCGCGAAGGCGCGCCCTACTGGCCGCTGCTGACCGATCGGCCGCGAAGGCTGGTGATCCTGAGTTCGCGCGGCGACTACGGCTACGCCGACCGGCTGCGCGCGATGAACCACGTCGAGGACGGTATCCGGACCGCCCTGGGCTACATCGGCATCACCGACGTGCACGGCGTCGCCGTCGAGTACGACGAGTTCGGCGGGCCTTCCTTGGCCCGCTCGCTGGCCGAGGCGGAAGCGCAGGTCGACCAGTTGGCGGATCGGCTGATCCGGGATGCTGTTCCGGCACCCTGCCGGGCCGCATGAGAACCCGGCGGGCCGTGAGGCCGCCGGTTGAAGCGGCGCGGGTGGCGGGGGATAGTGCGGCAAACCGCCGGGGCCCGCCATGAAGCACTACCTGCTCTGCCTGCTCGCCATCCTCGCGTTCGCGCCTTCCGGCACCGGCCGCGCCGCCGACGGCGTTCCCGCCTACTTCTCCCACGCCGACCACGACGATGTGCTGAGCGGCGGCGTGAAGATGATCGCCATCGACACGCCCAGGGGCCACTTCAAGGTCTGGACCAAGCGCGTGGGCAACAACCCGCGGCTCAAGGTGCTGCTCCTGCACGGCGGCCCGGGCATGACCCACGAATATTTCGAGGCGTTCGACAGTTACTTCCCCGGCGCCGGCATCGAGTACTACTACTACGACCAGCTTGGCTCGGCCTATTCGGACCAGCCCAAGGGCCCGGGTAGCGACGACCTGTGGACTACCGATCGCTTCGTCGAGGAAGTGGAGCAGGTTCGCCAGGCGCTGCACCTGGACAAGGACGACTTCTGCCTGCTCGGCCACTCCTGGGGCGGCGTGCTGGCGATCGAGTACGCGCTGAAATACCAGCAGCACCTCAAGTGCCTGGTGATCTCGAACATGGTCGATTCGATCCCCGCCTACAACGACTACGCGCACAAGGTATTGATGCCATCGATGGATCCGAAGGCGCTGGCCGAGGTGCAGAAGCTGGAGGCGGAACATCGCACCGATGACCCGCGCTACATGCAGATCCTGATGCCGATGCACTACGAGAAGCACCTGTTGCGCATGCCGGCGGCACAGTGGCCCGAGCCCGTGCTGCGCTCCTTCGGGCACGTCAACGAGCACATCTACCAGTTGATGCAGGGGCCCAGCGAACTGGGCGCCAGCGGCCGGCTGGAACACTGGGACCGCAGCGCCGACCTGCACCGCATCACGGTGCCCACGCTGGTGATCGCGGCGAAGTACGACACCATGGATCCGGCATACATGGCCGGCATGGCCAAACGCCTGCCCGAAGGCCAGTTCCTGCTGTGCTCCAAGGGCAGCCACATGGCCATGTACGACGACCAGCAGGCGTATTTCGATGGACTGATCCGCTTCCTGCGCGGCGTGGAGTGAGCCACTGATGGCCACGCGCATCCGCGCCCTCCTGCTCACCCTCCTGCTTGGCCTGTTCGCCGGTCCCGCGCTGGCGCACCCGGGGCTTTGGGTGGTCAAGGACGCCGACACCACCATCTATCTCTTCGGCACCGTGCACCTGCTGCCGCAGGACACCGATTGGCATTTCCCGGCGCTGGACAGGGCACTGGCCGACAGCCAGACGCTGTACGTGGAAATCGTGGACGACGACCAGGCCAACATGGCCGCGCTGGTGCTGCGTTACGGAATGGACATGACGCACCCGCTGACCGGCCTGCTCTCGCCGTTCGACCGTAGCAGGCTTGAACGGGCAGCGCGGCTGGCCAACGTGCCCGGCGGCGTCGCGTCACTTAACATGATGCGTCCGTGGCTGGCCGCGCTCACGCTCACGGTGGCGCCACTCACCCAGGCCGGACTGGACCCGGCCCAGGGCGTGGACAGGCAGCTGCGCGCAGCGATGGAGAAGGCCGGCAAGCCGGTGCGTGCGCTGGAGACGGCCGAACAGCAGATCGGCTTCCTCGCCGGGATGCCACAGGCGATGCAACTGGCCATGCTGCGTTCGACCCTGCGCGACACCGATCGGGCGACAGTGGATCTCAAGTCGATCATCGAGGCCTGGAAGAACGGCGACGACGAAGCACTCGCCCGCCTTGAGAACGAGCTGATGCGCCGCGACGAGCCGGAGCTTTACCAGCGCCTGCTGGTCGAGCGGAACGAGGCCTGGGCCAGGCAGGTCTCTGAGCTGTTGCAGCAGCCGGGCACCGTGTTCATCGCGGTGGGTGCTGCGCACCTGGCCGGGCCGGACAGCCTGCAGCGACAACTACAAAGACAGGGCGAGAGCGTCGAGCGCCTGTAGGGGACAGTGCCCGGTCGGCGCCGCAGTCCGCGCAAACCTCGGATAGCGCCCGCAGGAGCGGGCCCGAGGTAGCGAGAGGCAACCACCGCAGGCGTGCGGTCCAAGCGCCTGCCCCGGCCTCCCTGCTGTCCCGCCCGCGGCCGATCTGGCACCATCGGCCGGTTACCCGTGCAAGAAACCCCCGCATGAATCTGCAAGCCAATTTCGAACAGATCCCGCTCAAGGAATACGCCGAGCGGGCCTACCTCGACTACTCGATGTACGTGGTGCTGGACCGCGCCCTGCCGTTCGTGGGCGACGGCCTCAAGCCGGTGCAGCGGCGCATCATCTACGCGATGAGCGAACTGGGCCTGGCCGCGACCGCCAAGCCGAAGAAATCCGCCCGCACCATCGGCGACGTGATCGGCAAGTTCCATCCGCATGGCGACACCTCGTGCTACGAGGCCATGGTGCTGATGGCGCAGCCGTTCTCCTACCGCTACCCGCTGGTCGACGGCCAGGGCAACTTCGGCTCCCCCGACGATCCGAAGAGCTTCGCGGCGATGCGTTATACCGAGTCGAAGCTGAGCCCCATCGCCGAGGCGCTTCTGGGTGAGCTGGCGCACGGCACGGTCGACTGGGTGCCCAACTTCGACGGCACGCTGGAGGAGCCTTCCTGGTTGCCCGCGCGCGTGCCGCACGTGCTGCTCAACGGCTCGATGGGCATCGCCGTGGGCATGGCCACCGATATCCCGCCGCACAATCTGCGCGAAGTAGTGGCCGCCTGCATCCACCTGATCGACAACCCCGACGCCACCGTCGCCGACCTGGCCCAGCACATTCCCGCGCCGGACTACCCGACCGCGGCGGAGATCATCACCCCGCGCAAGGAACTGCTGTCGATCTACACCACCGGCAACGGTTCGCTGCGCGCCCGCGCGGTGTACCAGGTCGAAGACGGCAACATCGTCATCACCGCGCTGCCGCACCAGGTCAGCCCGTCCAAGATCCTCGAGCAGATCGCCGCGCAGATGCGCGCCAAGAAGCTGCCGATGGTGGAGGACCTGCGCGACGAGTCCGACCACGAGAACCCGATCCGCCTGGTCGTGGTGCCGCGCTCAAGCCGCGTGGACTCGGCCGAGGTGATGCAGCACCTGTTCGCCACCACGGACCTGGAAAAGAGCTTCCGCGTCAACCTCAACATGATCGGCCTGGACGGCCGCCCGCAGGTGAAGGACCTCAGGAAGATCCTCGCCGAATGGCTGACCTTCCGCACCGACACGGTGACTCGGCGCCTCACCCATCGATTAGGAAAAGTCGAGCGACGCCTGCACCTGCTCGAAGGCTTGCACATCGCCTACCTTAACCTGGACGAGGTGATCCGCATCGTGCGCTCGGAAGACGAGCCCAAGCCGGTGCTGATGAAGCGCTTCAAGCTGTCGGAGGAACAGGCCGACTACATCCTCGAAACCAAGCTGCGCCAGCTTGCGCGGCTCGAGGAAATGAAGATCGAGGCCGAGCGCAACCAGCTGGAGGAGGAGCGTGCGCGCATCAACGTGCTGCTCAAGTCCCCCGCCAAGCTGAAGACCCTGATCAAGAGCGAGTTGCAGGCCGACGCCGCCAAGTACGGTGACGCGCGACGCGCGCCGCTCGTCGAACGCGAAGTGGCGCAGGCGCTGGACGAGAGCGCGCTGGTAGCCAGCGAGCCGGTGACCGTGGTGCTGAGCCAGAAGGGTTGGATCCGCGCGGCCAAGGGCCATGACGTCGACCCCGAGAGCATGAACTACCGCGAAGGCGACGGCCTGCTCGCGGCGGTGAAGGCGCGCACCACCCAGCAGGTCGCGGTGATCGACTCGACTGGCCGCAGCTACTCGACGCCCGCGCACAGCCTGCCTTCGGCGCGTGGCAATGGCGATCCGCTCACCGGACGCTTCAGCCCGCCCTCCGGCGCGAGCTTCGACGCGCTCACGGCCGGCGACAACGACACGCGGCTGATCCTGGCCACCGACTTCGGCTACGGCTTCGTCACCCGCTTCGAGGCGCTCACCGGCCGCAACAAGGCCGGCAAGCAGATCATCAGCCTGACCGAGGGCGCAAAGATTCTCGCGCCACAGGCCAGCGCGGACCCGGCGCGCGACCGCATCGTGGTGGTCACCACCGAGGGCCATCTGCTGATGTTCTCGGTGGCGGAGTTGCCCGAGCTGGACAAGGGCAAGGGCAACAAGCTGATCGAGGTGCCCAAGGCCAAGCTCGCCAGCGGCGAGGAGCGCGTGGCCGGCATTGCCGTGGTGGCCGAGGGCAAGGGCGAGGTCACGCTCTACGCCGGCCAGCGCAAGCTCACCCTGCGCTGGAACGACCTGGTCGAGTACGGCGGCAACCGCGCCACCCGCGGCGGCCTGCTGCCGCGCGGCCTGCGGCGCGTGGAGCGGATCGAAACCACCGGTTGATGGGCACTGCAAGCTGCCGCCCACCGGCCCCCTCTCCCCCGCGGGGAGAGGGCTGGGGTGAGGGGTCACTCTTGCGACCATCTCGAGCCGGAGCGAGGCCCGATCGACCGTCCCGGCGAGCCCCAGCCCCTCACCTCGGCCCTCTCCCTGAGGAGAGAGGAAGCAAAGCGGTCGCTCGTTTCACCAAGAACTTTCACGCCCACCACCACTCCAACTCCGGTACACGCGACCGTGCCCCGCCCGTTGATATGGGCACCGCCCCACCGGATTCCGCCATGCGCCCCCTGCTTCCCGCCGCCCTGCTCGCTTCCTTGCTGACCGCACCGGCGTGGGCGCAGAGCGCCAACCAGCCGCTCAACCTGAAGCTCCCGCCCAGCAACCTGCCGACGCCGGCAAGCACCGCTCCAAAACCGGCGACCGCGCCCGGCGTCTACTACGGCGACACCAGCGGCAGCACCGCTGCCGATGACGAAGTCGCCGCCGACCACTGCGACGACGCCACCTTCAACCAGCCGCAAGTCCACGGCAGCGTGGGCGTGGGTGTCATGAGCGGCCGTCACATCGACGGCAACTACCAGCGAGGCACGGTGACGCTCGGCAAGGCGTTCGGCAGCTGCGACCACCCCACCGGCGGTGTCAGCGTCTCGATCGGCGCAGACAGCGGGCATTTCCACGGTCGCGGTCACTGACGCGCAGCGCGCCCCTGCGCTAGCCTTGCCGCCGGCCCGAGCGGAGGGATCCATGCACGGCGAATACAAGATGCCTGGCGGCAAGCTGATCGTGGTCGACCTTGACCTCCTCGACGGCTGCCTGGCCCGGGTGCAGGTCAGCGGCGACTTCTTCCTCGAACCGGACGACGCCCTGCGCGCCATCGACGCCGCGCTGGAAGGCCAGAGCGCCGACGCGGACGAACACATGCTCGCCGCCGCGGTCCGCGCCCAGCTCGTGCCCGGCGTGATGATGTACGGCATCTCCCCCGAAGCCATCGCGATCGCGGTCCGCCGCGCCATCGACCAGGGAACGGCCCCATGACCCGCACGCTCTGGCGCGACCACGCCTGGCATCTGATCCACACCGAACCGCAACCGCCCGCGCTGCACATGGCGCTGGACGAGGTGCTCACCCACGAAGTCGGCGCCGGCCACAGGCCGCCGACCCTGCGCATCTGGGAATGGGGCGGACCGGCGGTGGTGATCGGCCGCTTCCAGTCGCTGCGCAATGAAGTTGACGCCGAGGCCGCACGACGCCACGGCATCGAAGTCGTACGCCGCGTCTCCGGCGGCGGCGCCATGTTCATCGAACCGGGCAACACCATCACCTGGTCGATCTATGCGCCGCTGTCGCTGATCAAGGGCATGAGCTTCCAGGAGGCCTACGCCTGGATGGACGCCTGGACACTCGAGGCGCTGGCGGAGCTCGGCATCGAAGCCTGGTACCAGCCGCTCAACGACATCACGTCCGCCGGCGGCAAGATCGCCGGCGCGGCGCAGGCGCATCGCGGCGGCGCGGTGCTGCACCACGTCACCATGGCCTACGACATCGACGCGACCAAGATGCTCCAGGTGCTGCGCATCGGCCGCGAGAAGCTCTCGGACAAGGGCACGCAGAGCGCCGGCAAGCGCGTGGATCCGTTGCGCAGCCAGACCGGCCTGGCGCGCGCGGCGATCATCGGGCACATGATCGCCACCTTCCGCCACCGGCACGGCCTGGCCGAGGACACGCTGCGCGCCGGCGAGCTGGCGCAGGCCGAAGTCCTGGCGCAGGAAAAGTTTTCAAGCGCCGCCTGGACCGCCGACGTCCCGTGATGCGCAGGTGGGCTTCGGCCCACCGCCGCCCACCGGATGCGCTGGGCTGAAGCCCGCCCTACGTTCCGGCCATCCCAAACGTCACTTGCACCCCCTCGCCCGCCGCCGCAGGATCGGGCTTCCATTCGCGTGGACAAGGAGATGCAGATGCGCGTTTTACGCACGGCCGCCCTGGTGGCGGGATTGGGCATGGCCCTGGCCGCACAGGCGGCCGACACCGATACATGGAAGCTGCCGGTCGCCGTCAAGAAGCTGGACAACGGCATGACCGTGGTGGTCTCCGAGGACCACAGCTCGCCCACCGTGGGCATCAGCATGGTCTACCACGTGGGCATGCGGCTGGAGCCGCAGAACCGCACCGGCTTCGCGCACCTGTTCGAGCACCTGATGTTCGAGGGCACGCCGGACGCGCCCAAGGGCACCTTCGAGCGCGTGATCCAGGGCGGCGGCGGCGTGTTCAACGGCTCGACCCGCGCCGACTACACCAACTACATCGCTTCGGCACCCTCCTCCGCGCTGGCGCCGATCCTCTGGCTGGAGGCCGACCGCATGAAGTCGCTCGACTTCAGCGCCAAGAACCTGGCCAACCAGCAGAACGTGGTGAAGGAAGAGATCCGCGTCAACGTGAAGAACCAGCCCTATGGGCTGTTCTTCTGGACCGACCTCAACGCGCTGGCTTTCGACAAGTGGGCCAACAAGCACGACGGCTACGGTTCGTTCAAGGACCTTGACCACGCCTCTATCGAGGACGTTAAGACCTTCCACGACACGTTCTACCAGCCGGCCAACGCGGTGCTGGGCATCGCCGGCGACGTCACGCCCGAGCAGGCCTTCGCGCTGGCGCAGCAATACTTCGGCAACGTTCCGGCCCGCGCGCTGCCCAAGCGCCCGGACGTGTCCGAGACGCTCAACACCAAGCCGCGCCACGCCGAGGAAACCGACGCGCTGGCCAAGGTGCCGGCACTGGCGGTCGGCTGGAAGATGCCGCCACGCGGAAGCGCCGACCAGGTGCCGATGATGGTGCTCTCGCAACTGCTGGTCGGCGACAGCGCGTCACGCTTCTACCAGGGGCTGGTCAAGGGCCGCGAGCTGCTGCTCAACATCGAAGGCGGCATGAACTTCCCGCTGGGCGACGGCAGCGACTATGCCGGTCCCGCGCTGCTCGGCCTGTTCGCCATCTACAAGCCCAACGCCACGCCCGACCAGGTGCTCTCCGCGCTCGACCAGGAAATCGCCAAGGTCGCCGCCGATGGCGTGGACGACGCCACGCTGGCCAGCGTGAAGACCAAGATGCTGTCCGACTGGTACGGCGGCCTGGAGGCATTCATCAACCGCGCCGACACGCTGGCCAAGCTGCAGACCCTGTGGGGTGATGCCAACGTCGCCAACAAGATGCCTGGCTGGATCGAGGCGGTGACTGCCGAGGACATCCGGCGCGTGGCGCGCACCTATCTCACCGACGCCAACCGCAGCGTGGTCGTGCGCCGTCCCGTCGCCGCCGCGAAAGCCCCTGCCAAGTGAGGACCGCCATGAAGACGAACACGACGTTCAAGCTGCTCGCGCTGGCCGTGGGCCTTTCGCTGGCCGGTTTCGCGCAGGCCTCTACCCAGCCGCTGCCGAAGGACCTGCCCGCCTACGGTCCCGAAAAGCCGCTGCCCACCCCGCAGATCCAGCAGCGCACGCTGCCCAACGGCCTGACCGTGTGGGTCGTGCCACGCGAAGGGTTGCCCAAGGTCAACGTGGAGCTGGCCGTGCTGGGTGGCACGGCGGCCGACGATCCGAAGACGCCGGCCATCTCGTCCATGATGGCGCGCCTGCTCGACGAGGGCACCGCCGCGCGCACTTCGCGGCAGATCGCCGAGCAACTGCAATCGATCGGCGGCGACTACCGCTCCGGCGCGTACGCCGACGCGGTCACCGTCCGCGCCAGCGCGCTCGCCTCGCACGCGCCGGAATTGCTGGCGCTGGTGGCCGATACCGCCCTGCATCCGAGCTTCCCGGACAAGGAGGTGGCGCTGGCCCAGGCCAACGCCATGCAGGAGCTGAAGGTGCAGGAAGCGGACCCCGACTGGCAGGCGCAACGCGCCTTCGACCATGCCGCCTTCGGCGCGCATCCGTATGCACGCGATGCCCTCACCGAAGCCAGCGTGCAGGCGAGCAACCCAGGCGCGCTGCGTGCGTTGCATGACGCCCGCTTCCAGCCGGACCGTGCCCTGCTGGTGATCGTTGGCCGCATCGATGCGAACCAGGCGTTCAAACTGGCCGGCGAGCAGTTCGGCGGCTGGAAATCCGACGGCAAGGCGCTGGCCCGCACCGCGTCCGCGCCCCACGAAACATCGCCGGAGCGCCTGATCGTGCCGCGCGCGGGCGCGGTGCAGAGCAACATCCGCTACGGCCGCCCGGTGGTCGCCGCGAGCAACCCGGACTTCATCCCGCTGACCGTGGCCGACACCATCCTGGGCGGCGGCTTCACCAGCCGCATCACGCAGGACATCCGCGAGGACAAGGGCTACTCGTACAGCCCGTTCTCGCAGTTCGATGCCCAGCGTGCCGGCGGCAGCGCGTTCGCCCGCGTCGACGTGCGCAACGAAGTCACCGGCGCCACCCTGGCGGAGCTGGCCAAGCTGTACGACAGCATGGCCACGCAGGCGCCCAGCGAGGAGGAACTGACCGGCGCCAAGCGACTGGTCGGCGGCATCTATCTGCTGCGCAACCAGATCCAGATGGCGCTCACCGCGACCGTGGCCGGCTACTGGATCGACGGCCTGCCGGCGGACTTCCTGGGTCGCTATGTCGCCGATGCCAACAAGGTCACCGCCGGGCAGGTGCAGGCCATGGGGCGCAAGTACTTCGCCGCCAAGGACCAGAGCATCGTGGTGGTGGGCGATCCGAAGGCGATCGACGCGCAGCTGAAGCCGTTCGGGAAATTCGAGGTGTTCAAGCCTTGAGCCTGCAGCGGCCGCCGGCACCTGCCGGCGGCCGCTCGCCGGGGACCCATCGCGTTCACGCTTGCTCGACGGATGCGCGACCCAAATCCGGAACCCCGACTCCGGCAGAGGCAAAGGCCATGCAAAACCCCGTCGGCTGGTTCGAGATCTACGTGCAGGACCTGCAGCGCGCGAAAGCCTTCTACGAAGCCGTGCTCGCCGTGAAGCTGGAAAAGCTGGAAGCACCCGGTTCCAGCCCCGTGGACATGTGGGCCTTCCCCATGCAGCAAGGCGGCACGGGCGCAGCCGGCGCGCTGGTGAAGATGGAAGGCATGCCCTCGGGCGGCAACAGCACGCTGGTCTATTTCTCCTGCCAGGACTGCGCCGTGGAAGCCGGCCGCGTCGGCGCGCAGGGCGGCAAGGTCGAGAAGGACAAGTTCGCGATCGGGCCCTACGGTTTCATCGCGCTGGTGACCGATACCGAAGGCAACATGATCGGCCTGCACTCCATGCAGTGATCTCCGGCGGGCGGCTGCCGAATCAAAGCCGGCTGTACGACCACGATTGCATCCGCCCGTCCTTGTACGGCATCACGCCGTGGAACGGCCGCGGGTCTCCATCGAACACCAGCGGCAGGAAGTGCCGGTCGCCTTCCCACATCGGCAGATCCATCAGCCGCGCACGCGGCACCCATTCCAGCGTGCCCTCGTGGTTGCCGGCGTGGCAGCTGCCCTCGAAGCCGTCGATCAGGAAGATGAAGCCCAGCCAGTCCTCGCCCTGCTTGCCGAAGCCGGGCCAGTTGAGCGTGCCGCGCAGGCTCATCGACGTGCATTCGATGCCGGCCTCTTCGCGGATCTCGCGGCGCATGCAGGCGGCGATGTCCTCGCCCGCCTCCATCTTGCCTCCCAGGCCGTTGTACTTGCCCAGGTGCTGGTCGTCCGGCCGCGCGTTGCGGTGGATCATCAGCACATGCCCGCGATCGGGAGAGAGCACGTAGCCGAGCGTGGCGACGATCGGGCAATAGGTGTTCGACATCGGCGGGGACGTTGCGGCAAAGCGGCAAGTGTAGCGCCGGGGCTGAACATGCGCCCGGTCGCACACTTGCGCCTGTCGCGTCAGGGCGGCGACCATCGGGACATGATCCGCTCCGTCCCCCGCGTGCCCCTCGCCCCTATCGTGTCCCTGCTGCTGGCCGCCCTGGCCGGCTGCGCGCCGCAAGCCCGCGCACTGGACAGCGAGGAGCGCGCGTTCGAGGGTCAGAACTACCGCGTGGTCAGCATCGACCTCAAGCGCGAGCCGCTCACCCTGCACTGGCGTGCGCCCGAGAGCGGCGAGCCGTTCGGCAGCATCGACGGCCTGCGCCAGTGGGGCGAGCAGCATGGGCGCCAACTGCTGTTCGCCGCCAACGCCGGCATCTACGACGCGGCGTTCAAGCCGCTGGGGCTGTACGTGGAGGACGGCAAGGCGCTGGTGCCGCTGAACATGGCGCACGGGAACCCCGCCTCGGGCAACTTCTCGCTGCTGCCCAACGGCGTGTTCGCGATCTATCCGGACGGCAAGGCGGCCGTCGAAACCAGCGCCGCGTTCAAGGCGGACGGGCGCAAGGCGCAGTGGGCCACGCAGTCGGGGCCGATGCTGGTCATCGACGGCCAGATCAACCCGGCCTTCGTGCACGATTCGGACAGCCTCAAGTGGCGCAGCGGCGTGTGCGCGCGCACGCCACGCAACGTGGTTTTCGCGGTGAGCGAGGCGCCGGTCAACTTCCACACCTTCGCGCGTCTGTTCCGCGATGAGCTGGGCTGCCGCGACGCGTTGTTCCTGGACGGCACCATCTCGCAGTTCTACGTCGGCGACGAGGGCTACGCCGGCGCGCCGGCCTTCATGGTCAAGCCCTACGCCGGAATGTTCGCGGTGTTTGCGCCCGAATGAACCGCCGCCGCTTTCCGTGGCGGCGCGCCCTGGCGCTGGCGGTGCTGGTGGTGCTTGCGGCGACGTTGGCCACCGGCTGGTACCTGCTGGCCGGCAGCCGCGCGCGACTGGAGGGCAGACTCCGGGTGGCGGGCCTTGGCGCGCCGGTGACGGTCGCGCGCGATGCCAATGGCAGCGTCGTCATCGACGCGCGCAGCCGCGCCGACGCCACCTTCGCGCTGGGCTTCGTGCACGCGCAGGAGCGCTGGTTCGAGATGGACCTGATGCGCCGCGTCGCGGCCGGCGAACTGGCCGAGCTGGTGGGCCCGGCGGCGCTGGATTCCGACCTGGACATCCGCCGCCACCGCCTGCGCGCGGTGGCCGAGGCGGCCTATGTCGCGATGACGCCCGAACAGAGGCAGGTGCTGGACCGCTACCGCGACGGCGTGAACGCGGGCCTGGCCGATCTGCGCGAGAAGCCGTGGGAATACTTCCTGCTGGGCAGCGAGCCCAAACCCTGGCGCTCGGAGGACTGCCTGCTGGTGATCGGTGCGATGTACCTGGATCTCCACGGCCACGGGCACAACACCCGCGAGCTGGACATCGCGCGCATGCGCGCGGTGTTGCCCACGCCGTTGGTGGACTTCCTGCTCGCGCCCGACCCGGACTGGGAGGCACCGCTGACCGGCTCGCTCTCGCGCCCGCCGGTGCTGCCCGGCGCGGCCGTGTTCGATCTGCGCAAGGGCCCCGCGCCGGCGACCACGACGGCCTCGGTCGCCGCGGCGCTCGCACCTGCGCTCGCACCTGCGCTCGAAACGCGCCATCCGGGCAGCAACAACTTCGCCGTCGGCGGGACACTGACCGACACCGGCGCGGCAATGCTCGCCAACGACATGCACCTGGGCCTGCGCGTGCCGGACATCTGGTTCCGCGCGCGCCTGCGCTACCCCGACGCCACCGCGCCGGACGGCATCCGCGACGCGGTGGGCGTGACCCTGCCTGGCACCCCGGCGCTCATCATCGGTTCCAACGGGCAGATCGCCTGGGGCTTCACCAACAGCTACGGCGACTGGCTGGACTGGGTGCGCGTCACGCGCGATCCGGCCGACCCCTCGCGCTACAAGGTGCCGGGCGGCTGGGCCACGATCGAACGCCACGCCGAGCGCATCCACGTCAAGGGCGCACCCGACCGCGTGCTGGACGTGGATGACACGCGCTGGGGCCCGATCCTCGCCGAGGACGCC
Protein-coding regions in this window:
- a CDS encoding FMN-dependent NADH-azoreductase, which codes for MTTLLHIDASARSGRSDQQPHGSHTRRLSARLVERWKTARPHDPVLYRDVGANPPPPVSGDWIHAAFTPPDRREPWMDETLAASEILVDELIGADLIVAGVPMYNFGMPAAFKAWIDQIVRVGRTFGFDRSREGAPYWPLLTDRPRRLVILSSRGDYGYADRLRAMNHVEDGIRTALGYIGITDVHGVAVEYDEFGGPSLARSLAEAEAQVDQLADRLIRDAVPAPCRAA
- a CDS encoding proline iminopeptidase-family hydrolase is translated as MKHYLLCLLAILAFAPSGTGRAADGVPAYFSHADHDDVLSGGVKMIAIDTPRGHFKVWTKRVGNNPRLKVLLLHGGPGMTHEYFEAFDSYFPGAGIEYYYYDQLGSAYSDQPKGPGSDDLWTTDRFVEEVEQVRQALHLDKDDFCLLGHSWGGVLAIEYALKYQQHLKCLVISNMVDSIPAYNDYAHKVLMPSMDPKALAEVQKLEAEHRTDDPRYMQILMPMHYEKHLLRMPAAQWPEPVLRSFGHVNEHIYQLMQGPSELGASGRLEHWDRSADLHRITVPTLVIAAKYDTMDPAYMAGMAKRLPEGQFLLCSKGSHMAMYDDQQAYFDGLIRFLRGVE
- a CDS encoding TraB/GumN family protein → MATRIRALLLTLLLGLFAGPALAHPGLWVVKDADTTIYLFGTVHLLPQDTDWHFPALDRALADSQTLYVEIVDDDQANMAALVLRYGMDMTHPLTGLLSPFDRSRLERAARLANVPGGVASLNMMRPWLAALTLTVAPLTQAGLDPAQGVDRQLRAAMEKAGKPVRALETAEQQIGFLAGMPQAMQLAMLRSTLRDTDRATVDLKSIIEAWKNGDDEALARLENELMRRDEPELYQRLLVERNEAWARQVSELLQQPGTVFIAVGAAHLAGPDSLQRQLQRQGESVERL
- the parC gene encoding DNA topoisomerase IV subunit A; this encodes MNLQANFEQIPLKEYAERAYLDYSMYVVLDRALPFVGDGLKPVQRRIIYAMSELGLAATAKPKKSARTIGDVIGKFHPHGDTSCYEAMVLMAQPFSYRYPLVDGQGNFGSPDDPKSFAAMRYTESKLSPIAEALLGELAHGTVDWVPNFDGTLEEPSWLPARVPHVLLNGSMGIAVGMATDIPPHNLREVVAACIHLIDNPDATVADLAQHIPAPDYPTAAEIITPRKELLSIYTTGNGSLRARAVYQVEDGNIVITALPHQVSPSKILEQIAAQMRAKKLPMVEDLRDESDHENPIRLVVVPRSSRVDSAEVMQHLFATTDLEKSFRVNLNMIGLDGRPQVKDLRKILAEWLTFRTDTVTRRLTHRLGKVERRLHLLEGLHIAYLNLDEVIRIVRSEDEPKPVLMKRFKLSEEQADYILETKLRQLARLEEMKIEAERNQLEEERARINVLLKSPAKLKTLIKSELQADAAKYGDARRAPLVEREVAQALDESALVASEPVTVVLSQKGWIRAAKGHDVDPESMNYREGDGLLAAVKARTTQQVAVIDSTGRSYSTPAHSLPSARGNGDPLTGRFSPPSGASFDALTAGDNDTRLILATDFGYGFVTRFEALTGRNKAGKQIISLTEGAKILAPQASADPARDRIVVVTTEGHLLMFSVAELPELDKGKGNKLIEVPKAKLASGEERVAGIAVVAEGKGEVTLYAGQRKLTLRWNDLVEYGGNRATRGGLLPRGLRRVERIETTG
- a CDS encoding biotin--protein ligase; its protein translation is MHGEYKMPGGKLIVVDLDLLDGCLARVQVSGDFFLEPDDALRAIDAALEGQSADADEHMLAAAVRAQLVPGVMMYGISPEAIAIAVRRAIDQGTAP
- a CDS encoding lipoate--protein ligase family protein, with the protein product MTRTLWRDHAWHLIHTEPQPPALHMALDEVLTHEVGAGHRPPTLRIWEWGGPAVVIGRFQSLRNEVDAEAARRHGIEVVRRVSGGGAMFIEPGNTITWSIYAPLSLIKGMSFQEAYAWMDAWTLEALAELGIEAWYQPLNDITSAGGKIAGAAQAHRGGAVLHHVTMAYDIDATKMLQVLRIGREKLSDKGTQSAGKRVDPLRSQTGLARAAIIGHMIATFRHRHGLAEDTLRAGELAQAEVLAQEKFSSAAWTADVP
- a CDS encoding M16 family metallopeptidase, whose translation is MRVLRTAALVAGLGMALAAQAADTDTWKLPVAVKKLDNGMTVVVSEDHSSPTVGISMVYHVGMRLEPQNRTGFAHLFEHLMFEGTPDAPKGTFERVIQGGGGVFNGSTRADYTNYIASAPSSALAPILWLEADRMKSLDFSAKNLANQQNVVKEEIRVNVKNQPYGLFFWTDLNALAFDKWANKHDGYGSFKDLDHASIEDVKTFHDTFYQPANAVLGIAGDVTPEQAFALAQQYFGNVPARALPKRPDVSETLNTKPRHAEETDALAKVPALAVGWKMPPRGSADQVPMMVLSQLLVGDSASRFYQGLVKGRELLLNIEGGMNFPLGDGSDYAGPALLGLFAIYKPNATPDQVLSALDQEIAKVAADGVDDATLASVKTKMLSDWYGGLEAFINRADTLAKLQTLWGDANVANKMPGWIEAVTAEDIRRVARTYLTDANRSVVVRRPVAAAKAPAK
- a CDS encoding M16 family metallopeptidase codes for the protein MKTNTTFKLLALAVGLSLAGFAQASTQPLPKDLPAYGPEKPLPTPQIQQRTLPNGLTVWVVPREGLPKVNVELAVLGGTAADDPKTPAISSMMARLLDEGTAARTSRQIAEQLQSIGGDYRSGAYADAVTVRASALASHAPELLALVADTALHPSFPDKEVALAQANAMQELKVQEADPDWQAQRAFDHAAFGAHPYARDALTEASVQASNPGALRALHDARFQPDRALLVIVGRIDANQAFKLAGEQFGGWKSDGKALARTASAPHETSPERLIVPRAGAVQSNIRYGRPVVAASNPDFIPLTVADTILGGGFTSRITQDIREDKGYSYSPFSQFDAQRAGGSAFARVDVRNEVTGATLAELAKLYDSMATQAPSEEELTGAKRLVGGIYLLRNQIQMALTATVAGYWIDGLPADFLGRYVADANKVTAGQVQAMGRKYFAAKDQSIVVVGDPKAIDAQLKPFGKFEVFKP